From a single Candidatus Microthrix subdominans genomic region:
- a CDS encoding DUF456 domain-containing protein, which produces MLGVVVPLLPGTALAWAAIVVWAVVERSTTGWLVLLVASGAAAVGFVVKYLVPSRRLNDRGVPNSTTLVGGVLGVVGFFVVPVVGAPLGFVLGVYLAEWARLRAHSLAWRSTRTALGAVGLAMLIELTAVALMAGVWMLGALAG; this is translated from the coding sequence ATGCTCGGCGTGGTCGTGCCGCTACTGCCGGGCACGGCCTTGGCCTGGGCGGCGATCGTGGTGTGGGCAGTCGTCGAGCGCTCGACCACCGGCTGGCTCGTGCTCCTCGTCGCCAGCGGTGCGGCCGCAGTGGGTTTCGTGGTCAAGTACCTGGTGCCGTCGCGTCGGCTGAACGACCGCGGCGTGCCCAACTCGACGACCCTGGTCGGCGGCGTGCTCGGCGTCGTCGGGTTCTTCGTCGTGCCGGTGGTGGGTGCCCCGCTCGGCTTCGTGTTGGGCGTGTACCTGGCCGAGTGGGCCCGGTTGCGGGCACACTCGCTCGCCTGGCGATCGACCCGGACAGCGCTGGGAGCGGTCGGCCTGGCGATGCTGATCGAGCTGACGGCGGTGGCGTTAATGGCCGGTGTGTGGATGCTGGGCGCGCTGGCCGGCTGA
- a CDS encoding class E sortase, translated as MAEHRSERRARRSVALIAWVLAVTLGLVAGLVVARRLTPERSQAGPVAVVPVPGVGADDGGETARVLLPAGTPSHAAKGEPHVRPWSEMRLRIPAIGLDSGVAEGVELASLASAVGHWPGTALPGRPGNMVLAGHRTTHGAPFRRLDELNVGDEATIGPAGSAVTYRVTDTEIVNPNQLDVARPTVDATATLFACHPPGSARQRIVVRLESDR; from the coding sequence ATGGCTGAGCATCGCAGCGAGCGGCGGGCCCGTCGCAGCGTCGCGCTGATCGCGTGGGTGCTGGCGGTGACGTTGGGGCTGGTGGCGGGGCTGGTCGTCGCTCGGCGTCTGACGCCCGAACGCTCCCAAGCCGGTCCGGTCGCCGTCGTGCCGGTGCCCGGCGTCGGTGCCGACGACGGCGGCGAGACCGCACGGGTGCTGTTGCCGGCCGGGACACCGAGCCACGCTGCGAAGGGCGAGCCGCACGTTCGACCGTGGTCTGAGATGCGGCTGCGGATCCCGGCGATCGGCCTCGACAGCGGCGTGGCCGAGGGGGTTGAGCTGGCATCTCTGGCATCGGCGGTCGGTCACTGGCCGGGGACGGCCTTGCCCGGCCGGCCAGGCAACATGGTGCTCGCCGGGCACCGGACCACCCACGGCGCACCGTTCCGCCGCCTCGATGAGCTGAACGTGGGCGACGAGGCGACGATTGGGCCGGCCGGTTCGGCGGTGACCTATCGGGTGACCGACACCGAGATCGTCAACCCCAACCAGCTCGACGTCGCCCGCCCGACCGTCGATGCCACCGCAACGCTGTTCGCCTGTCATCCGCCGGGTTCGGCCCGCCAGCGCATCGTCGTTCGCCTCGAGTCGGACCGGTGA
- the hemG gene encoding protoporphyrinogen oxidase: MADRPTSMTGARRRLVIVGGGISGLAAAWEASIGGTLDVTVLDDGGAAVVPPSSRPDIGGKLRTSPVGGVATDEAADMFLARVPEGLALADELGLSDRLTAPVAGGAAIWMDGAAHPMPTGLVLGVPTDPHALGGSGLLEADDIQAVRSELVRTGRPVVEDRSIGSLIRERLGDRIADRLVQPLLGGINAGVIDRLSLAAAAPQLDVAARSGPSLTGALAATRRAAGPPSTTPAFYGLPGGMTELVTTLRTALSTRGVRLRDAVRVESVERAGGELRMVVASTRTGARAAIAADAVILAVPAAAAAALLARTEPTEPSHWAGAPETAAVLGGFRSASVAMVRLAVRPDRVRAPAGRAGLLVPHRSGFATVAVSYASTKWAHLAEDGLVRLRISVGHDDDPDSPRLPEDELVTRVLDEARTLTGLDGPVEHHSLVRWHDAFPQYDVGHLDRCATVDAALAEELPNVLVTGASYRGIGIPGCIRQGRRAAAAVMSG; encoded by the coding sequence ATGGCTGATCGGCCGACCTCGATGACAGGCGCCCGCCGGCGGTTGGTGATCGTCGGCGGCGGCATCTCCGGGCTGGCCGCCGCCTGGGAGGCCAGCATCGGCGGCACGCTCGACGTCACCGTGCTCGACGACGGCGGGGCGGCGGTCGTCCCTCCCAGCTCCCGGCCGGACATCGGGGGGAAGCTGCGCACCTCGCCGGTGGGTGGCGTGGCCACGGACGAGGCGGCGGACATGTTTCTCGCCCGGGTGCCCGAGGGCCTGGCCCTCGCCGACGAGCTCGGTCTGAGCGACCGCCTCACCGCACCGGTCGCCGGCGGCGCCGCCATCTGGATGGACGGTGCCGCCCACCCGATGCCGACCGGGCTGGTGCTCGGCGTCCCCACCGACCCGCACGCGCTGGGAGGCTCCGGTCTGCTCGAGGCCGACGACATCCAGGCGGTTCGCTCGGAGTTGGTGCGCACCGGGCGACCGGTGGTCGAGGACCGGTCGATCGGTTCGCTGATCAGGGAACGCCTCGGCGATCGCATCGCCGATCGGCTGGTGCAGCCCCTCCTCGGGGGGATCAACGCCGGGGTGATCGATCGGCTCAGCCTGGCCGCCGCGGCGCCCCAGCTCGACGTCGCCGCCCGTTCGGGTCCCTCGCTCACCGGAGCGCTGGCCGCCACCCGACGAGCCGCCGGACCGCCCTCGACGACGCCCGCCTTCTACGGCCTTCCCGGCGGGATGACCGAGCTCGTCACCACCCTCCGCACCGCGCTGTCCACTCGGGGAGTGCGCCTGCGCGACGCCGTACGGGTGGAGTCGGTCGAGCGCGCCGGCGGCGAGTTGCGAATGGTGGTCGCCTCGACGCGGACCGGCGCCCGGGCAGCGATCGCGGCCGATGCCGTGATCCTTGCCGTACCCGCCGCAGCGGCGGCGGCGCTGCTCGCCCGGACCGAACCGACCGAGCCGAGCCATTGGGCCGGGGCGCCCGAGACCGCCGCAGTCCTCGGCGGGTTTCGCAGCGCCTCGGTGGCGATGGTGCGCCTCGCCGTCCGCCCCGACCGGGTGCGGGCACCCGCAGGGCGGGCGGGGTTGCTCGTGCCGCATCGGTCGGGGTTCGCCACCGTTGCTGTGAGCTACGCCTCGACCAAATGGGCGCACCTGGCCGAGGACGGTCTGGTGCGACTGCGGATCTCGGTGGGCCACGACGACGACCCCGACTCCCCTCGGCTGCCCGAGGACGAGCTGGTCACCCGTGTGCTGGACGAGGCCCGCACGCTCACCGGGCTGGACGGGCCGGTGGAGCACCACTCGCTGGTCCGCTGGCACGACGCGTTTCCCCAGTACGACGTCGGTCACCTCGACCGCTGCGCGACCGTCGACGCAGCGCTCGCCGAGGAACTACCCAACGTCCTCGTCACCGGCGCGTCCTACCGGGGCATTGGTATCCCGGGGTGCATCCGCCAAGGCCGTCGGGCCGCTGCGGCCGTCATGAGCGGCTGA